A single Eleginops maclovinus isolate JMC-PN-2008 ecotype Puerto Natales chromosome 5, JC_Emac_rtc_rv5, whole genome shotgun sequence DNA region contains:
- the utp6 gene encoding LOW QUALITY PROTEIN: U3 small nucleolar RNA-associated protein 6 homolog (The sequence of the model RefSeq protein was modified relative to this genomic sequence to represent the inferred CDS: inserted 1 base in 1 codon) codes for MAEIVQQRIEERXPELEQLERVGLFTKKEVKSIIKRATALEYKLHRLIINKEDFIAYIQYEINVLELIKKRRMHIHYQFKKEEIEFPIIHRINSVFKRATKKWKDDVQLWFSHAAFCKKWGTKGQISKVFSAMLAIHPDKPALWIMAAKSELEDRSSSESARHLFLRALRFHPNNKKVYQEYFRMELLHCEKLRKQKKDLEKAEMDLGEYEFSPEILSGKLAEVVYRDATGKINEAEFVISLLNIAAIFDFTKELQDFILQDLQDNYTKDSLTWDFMAKRELEAPGAGEELHTAKGRASDINRREERCCQVYEEGVKSLNTEPMWTCYVAYCWERLKRKTNVQELKEKRQERQLGVLQRAHNSSLLKEGYYTNWLKILLSTGDNEGAATVAMAATQRYSQSVAVWSLSLRTLMQLGSGDVGRLFQEALTHVNPKESLPLWQLQIQWSVTNQSPEETEAVFKRGLLSAVPAVAMEMKESYLDWSFSTGGYKKARKTFTSLQENRPLSKAFFTIMIKIEKEQETPKMNHLRDYYERALQEFGTSDDELWLQYIQEEMGSLGQPENSGKIHWRAMKFLEGESVERFTSKFTLMQTGHL; via the exons ATGGCGGAGATCGTTCAGCAGCGGATCGAGGAGA TCCCTGAGTTAGAGCAGTTGGAGAGAGTGGGGCTCTTCACCAAGAAAGAAGTCAA atcCATAATCAAAAGAGCCACAGCCCTTGAATACAAGCTGCACAGGTTGATTATAAATAAGGAGGACTTCATTGCATACATCCAG TATGAAATCAATGTTTTAGAGCTGATCAAGAAGAGAAGAATG CACATACATTACCAGTTCAAGAAAGAGGAGATCGAATTCCCCATCATCCATAGAATTAATAGTGTCTttaaaagagcaacaaaaaaatggaag GATGATGTGCAGCTGTGGTTCTCACATGCCGCTTTCTGCAAAAAATGG GGTACCAAAGGCCAGATCAGCAAAGTGTTCTCAGCCATGCTTGCTATACACCCCGACAAACCAG CTCTGTGGATCATGGCCGCCAAGAGTGAGCTGGAGGACAGAAGTTCCTCAGAAAGTGCCAGACACTTGTTTCTGAGGGCTCTGCGCTTCCATCCAAACAACAAGAAAGTCTACCAGGAG TACTTCCGTATGGAGCTGCTGCATTGTGAGAAACTGAGGAAGCAGAAGAAAGACCTGGAGAAAGCGGAGATGGACCTT GGGGAATACGAGTTTTCTCCAGAGATCCTGAGTGGAAAGCTGGCTGAGGTTGTGTATAGAGATGCTACAGGAAAAATCAATG AAGCAGAGTTTGTCATCTCACTTCTGAACATAGCAGCTATCTTTGACTTCACCAAAGAACTCCAGGACTTCATCCTGCAAGA CCTGCAGGATAACTACACAAAGGACAGCTTGACGTGGGACTTCATGGCTAAGAGGGAGCTGGAGGCTCCGGGGGCCGGAGAGGAGCTGCACACAGCCAAGGGCCGGGCCTCAGATATCAACCGCAGAGAGGAGCGCTGCTGCCAGGTCTATGAGGAGGGGGTCAAGAGCCTCAACACAG AGCCCATGTGGACTTGCTATGTGGCCTACTGCTGGGAAAGGCTGAAGAGGAAGACCAACGTCCAAGAGCTGAAGGAAAAG aggcaggagaggcagctGGGAGTGCTGCAGCGAGCGCACAACTCCTCACTGCTGAAGGAGGGCTATTACACCAACTGG TTGAAGATCCTGCTCTCAACTGGAGATAATGAGGGAGCAGCCACTGTTGCCATGGCTGCCACGCAGCGCTACAGCCAATCAGTTGCAGTGTGGAGCCTGAGTCTGCGGACGCTCATGCAACTGGGGAGTGGAGACGTGGGCAGGTTATTCCAAGAGGCTCTCACACACGTCAATCCAAAG GAGAGTCTACCTCTCTGGCAGCTGCAGATCCAGTGGAGCGTGACCAACCAGAGTCCTGAGGAGACAGAAGCTGTCTTCAAG AGAGGTCTGCTGTCTGCAGTACCggctgttgccatggagatgaAAGAGAGCTACCTTGATTGGTCATTCTCCACCGGAGGCTACAAGAAAGCTAGGAAGACCTTTACAAG cTTACAGGAAAACCGTCCCCTGTCCAAGGCCTTTTTCACCATCATGATCAAGATTGAGAAGGAACAA GAAACTCCAAAGATGAACCATCTGAGAGACTACTATGAGAGGGCCCTGCAGGAGTTTGGTACCTCAGATGACG